A window of Bombyx mori chromosome 2, ASM3026992v2 contains these coding sequences:
- the LOC101736342 gene encoding MICOS complex subunit MIC27, which translates to MRRQLTNLDTDSLPPCPEDTSSEDDSHLDLYIIGKLWIDALRSALLGAKIVPTVEAAKTEVPTKPPPMRLNELPLYDNPHQIYKDYLEDLEKCPKAKSKMLHEYLQPHVTALRMSAQCNYCDFKCELESMKEEICVSMRKAKTDFKAYMRDPKNLELRHGVVGIGALSGYLFASKRGIPGRLFFTSLGALAGGALCFPKETDEIFRSAMYHFGKAALGVYNLICSHNLSLRDRLPCEADQPAPKELKKLNKCTK; encoded by the coding sequence ATGAGAAGACAGCTAACCAATTTGGACACAGACAGTTTACCGCCATGTCCAGAAGACACCTCGTCCGAAGACGACTCCCACTTGGACCTCTACATCATAGGTAAACTATGGATAGACGCCTTGAGAAGTGCGTTGCTTGGTGCCAAAATTGTGCCAACAGTAGAAGCGGCCAAAACAGAAGTGCCAACAAAACCGCCTCCAATGCGCCTAAACGAGCTTCCCCTGTACGACAACCCACACCAGATATACAAAGACTATTTGGAAGATCTAGAAAAATGTCCAAAAGCCAAATCAAAGATGCTGCATGAGTACTTGCAGCCTCACGTGACTGCTTTAAGAATGTCAGCACAATGCAATTACTGTGATTTCAAATGTGAATTAGAAAGCATGAAAGAAGAAATCTGTGTAAGCATGAGAAAAGCTAAGACTGACTTCAAAGCGTATATGAGAGATCCAAAGAATTTGGAGCTTAGACACGGTGTCGTGGGTATAGGAGCTTTGAGCGGATACCTTTTCGCTTCAAAACGAGGTATACCTGGTCGTTTGTTCTTCACCAGTCTTGGAGCTTTGGCAGGTGGGGCTTTGTGCTTCCCGAAAGAAACCGATGAAATATTTAGAAGCGCTATGTACCATTTCGGCAAAGCTGCTCTAGGAGTTTACAATTTGATATGCAGTCACAATTTAAGCTTACGCGACAGATTACCTTGTGAAGCCGATCAACCTGCTCCCAAGGAGCTTAAAAAGTTGAATAAGTGTACAAAATAG